One genomic region from Yarrowia lipolytica chromosome 1C, complete sequence encodes:
- a CDS encoding uncharacterized protein (Compare to YALI0C24299g, similar to Saccharomyces cerevisiae SLX5 (YDL013W); ancestral locus Anc_3.186, weakly similar to DEHA-IPF12189.1 Debaryomyces hansenii) → MTPQRECDPITVLDDETEVVGSTDCIPEPASEDPFIVISSDEEDNTNTDTGNYRSRTPEIIDISDTERPDEPEEEEEDPRLNMERIFMNSFQQDQHEYLNNGFGFFRQPHYPVRAERNPGQPSFSPRQFAHYHHFISRLQGIPGLGFGGPNMREDPAFEEDLQRAMRASMEDSLSNFGPKKVSHPEPPTTTTEGYTRSVRKRQVVCCALCRSDLGVGIPPETKKPSKSSSPKKRKRFSRFSDLTDVERTLSKRMFFTKCGHVYCGLCVQFIKRRRTSRQKKEDKSNINVDCITDFKGRYVDTPFSLIDHCVVPGCKEKLPRSRGKFFKEMFT, encoded by the coding sequence ATGACACCTCAACGCGAGTGCGACCCGATAACCGTGCTTGATGACGAGACAGAGGTCGTAGGATCCACAGACTGCATCCCAGAACCCGCATCCGAAGACCCCTTTATCGTCATATCTTCCGATGAGGAAGATAACACCAATACCGATACCGGTAATTATAGGAGTCGCACGCCAGAGATTATCGACATTTCGGACACAGAACGACCCGATGAGCccgaagaggaagaggaagatCCAAGACTCAACATGGAGCGGATATTCATGAACAGCTTCCAGCAAGATCAGCATGAGTACCTCAACAACGGGTTTGGCTTCTTTCGACAGCCACATTACCCTGTGCGTGCAGAACGAAACCCAGGTCAGCCGTCATTCTCACCACGGCAGTTCGCCCACTACCACCACTTCATCTCTAGATTACAGGGTATTCCTGGCCTAGGTTTCGGCGGCCCCAACATGAGAGAAGATCCAGCATTTGAGGAGGACCTGCAGAGAGCTATGCGTGCTTCCATGGAAGACTCGCTCTCCAACTTTGGCCCCAAGAAGGTCTCGCATCCAGAACCACCGACCACAACGACAGAGGGATACACCAGATCGGTGCGCAAACGGCAGGTGGTATGCTGCGCATTATGTCGTTCCGATCTGGGAGTCGGGATTCCTCCggagaccaagaagccGAGCAAATCATCATCCccgaagaagaggaaaCGGTTCTCGCGGTTTTCTGACCTCACAGACGTGGAACGAACGCTTTCCAAGCGCATGTTCTTCACCAAGTGTGGGCATGTCTACTGTGGCCTTTGTGTCCAGTTCAtcaagagaagaagaactaGTAGacaaaagaaggaggacaagagcAACATCAACGTCGATTGCATCACAGATTTCAAAGGGCGATATGTCGACACCCCATTCTCACTGATTGACCACTGTGTTGTTCCAGGATGTAAGGAGAAATTGCCCAGATCGAGAGGCAAGTTTTTCAAGGAGATGTTTACTTAA
- a CDS encoding uncharacterized protein (Compare to YALI0C24321g, weakly similar to uniprot|P43568 Saccharomyces cerevisiae YFL029c CAK1 cdk-activating protein kinase), with protein sequence MIDDVLLGCTTLVKMKEIGRGLFSRVYEKNNRALKCIRPGAQRPPHNFARELAILQEVKGHHPNIVSLLDHYEERDPFDSSDDEMWGDSGQVFTKQQVLVFNYYPYTLEDLAKGYHKAIFPTLIEPGGDTMRNKFPEEKAIEIITAVASGLEYIHQEGIIHRDIKPENIMFKTKDSEPVLIDFGVSWKDGGSEKADEKITDVGTGVWRAPELLFGIRGYDDKVDIWSLGCILAYLLTRNGKPFFSNEVQDGVSDLRLVADIFEKLGTPSAKTWPEVACVPAFESMNFSETQGNGLSLLRGTQKSKDILQEMLKYSAHKRASAADVVELSRTN encoded by the coding sequence ATGATAGACGACGTCTTGCTTGGATGCACCACACTCGTTAAAATGAAAGAAATCGGCCGGGGTCTGTTCTCGAGAGTCTACGAAAAGAACAACCGGGCCCTTAAATGCATTCGACCTGGAGCACAACGGCCTCCCCACAATTTTGCCAGAGAATTAGCTATTCTTCAGGAAGTCAAAGGCCATCATCCCAACATTGTCTCCTTGCTGGACCACTATGAAGAGAGGGACCCGTTTGACTCTTCTGACGACGAGATGTGGGGCGACTCGGGCCAGGTGTTCACAAAACAACAGGTGCTGGTGTTCAACTACTACCCATACACCCTTGAGGATCTCGCCAAGGGTTATCACAAGGCTATCTTTCCAACACTCATTGAGCCTGGGGGGGACACCATGAGAAACAAGTTTCCGGAAGAAAAGGCGATCGAAATCATTACAGCAGTCGCAAGTGGTCTGGAATATATCCACCAAGAAGGCATCATCCACAGAGACATCAAACCAGAGAATATCATGTTCAAAACCAAGGACTCGGAGCCGGTGCTCATCGACTTTGGAGTGTCGTGGAAGGACGGGGGATCAGAAAAAGCAGACGAAAAAATCACAGACGTAGGAACAGGCGTCTGGAGAGCCCCAGAACTGCTGTTTGGAATCAGAGGCTACGACGACAAGGTCGATATCTGGTCCCTAGGATGCATATTAGCATATCTGCTGACTAGAAACGGGAAAccgttcttctccaacgAGGTACAAGATGGAGTGTCAGATCTGCGACTGGTGGCTGACATATTCGAAAAGTTGGGCACACCCTCCGCGAAAACATGGCCCGAGGTGGCTTGTGTACCTGCTTTTGAGAGCATGAACTTTTCCGAAACCCAGGGAAATGGACTGTCTCTGTTGCGAGGAACACAAAAGAGTAAAGACATACTGCAAGAGATGCTCAAGTACTCGGCTCACAAACGtgcttctgctgcagaTGTCGTTGAGCTAAGCCGCACAAACTAA
- a CDS encoding uncharacterized protein (Compare to YALI0C24332g, weakly similar to DEHA0F14157g Debaryomyces hansenii IPF 8004.1, similar to Saccharomyces cerevisiae GYP8 (YFL027C); ancestral locus Anc_8.44), translating to MDFTSVTESWVDGQIGASVYDYGDSEPLTDDLRSSKQKAVEAAYSLGDLSLLKLLAQSKGGLLNSKLRKQTWPLLLSEASVTGSDPPEDPHPDETQVQLDIDRSFVYYPKFEDDEKCAEARQNLSKVIVTVLRRNPQLRYYQGYHDIAQVVYLVMEDVHQSIQVLEKISLIYLRDFMLPSMGYTLDHLEFIPSLVTELDSHTGDQIKEVRPVYGISSVLTWFAHDIPEFDTVCLLFDFILASGTMATPLFIYASLTSLRSDELSNLDPEDIDIINCVLNTFPKTEQETVSRCIQKAQKLASKTMLENYPAWHKLSNYSVLKTTAAQSPQAESPSESILSSNSMSSSATAPSLISSYLSLQIKESEVREENERLARQKLIDKRNQQREQNKLSKKNSSSSISIRRIFFFSLCIGLTSVILAIFISPKDSRSYLTRHFEAGIQGSLQLLHRIATGQHSF from the coding sequence ATGGACTTCACCTCGGTAACAGAAAGCTGGGTAGACGGCCAAATTGGTGCGTCTGTCTACGACTACGGCGACAGCGAACCCCTCACAGACGACCTGCGCTCCTCCAAACAAAAGGCTGTCGAAGCAGCATATAGCCTGGGCGACCTGTCTCTCCTCAAACTACTGGCACAGTCAAAGGGCGGTctgctcaactccaagctTCGAAAACAAACCTGGCCATTGCTTTTGAGTGAGGCATCGGTAACAGGAAGCGATCCCCCAGAAGACCCGCACCCTGACGAGACACAAGTGCAACTCGACATCGACCGAAGTTTCGTCTACTATCCGAAGTTTGAGGACGATGAGAAATGCGCCGAAGCCCGTCAGAATCTGTCGAAAGTCATTGTCACGGTGCTCAGACGCAACCCCCAGCTACGGTACTATCAGGGGTACCACGACATTGCCCAGGTAGTGTACCTGGTCATGGAAGACGTGCACCAGTCCATCcaggtgctggagaagatctCGCTCATCTACCTCAGAGACTTTATGCTGCCCTCCATGGGTTACACCCTTGACCACTTGGAATTCATTCCCTCGCTGGTCACAGAGCTTGACTCTCATACTGGCGATCAAATCAAAGAGGTGAGACCGGTGTACGGTATCTCGTCAGTGCTGACCTGGTTTGCCCACGACATTCCCGAATTTGACACCGTCTGTCTCTTGTTTGATTTCATTCTAGCTTCTGGGACCATGGCAACGCCTCTGTTTATTTATGCATCCTTAACGTCTTTAAGATCGGATGAACTCAGCAACCTGGACCCAGAAGACATAGACATCATCAACTGTGTTCTAAACACCTTTCCCAAGACAGAACAGGAAACCGTGTCTCGATGTATCCAAAAAGCCCAGAAACTAGCGTCAAAAACCATGCTGGAAAATTATCCGGCCTGGCATAAACTGTCAAACTACTCTGTATTGAAGACGACAGCTGCGCAATCGCCCCAGGCTGAATCTCCGTCAGAGTCCATTCTGTCGTCTAACAGCATGTCTTCTTCCGCTACAGCACCCTCGCTGATTAGCTCATACCTCTCGTTACAAATTAAGGAGTCCGAAGTGCGGGAGGAAAACGAACGTTTGGCCCGCCAGAAACTCATTGACAAGCGCAACCAGCAGCGGGAACAGAACAAGCTTTCTAAGAaaaactcgtcgtcgtccattTCCATCCGACgtatcttcttcttctctctgtgTATCGGACTCACCAGTGTCATTCTGGCCATATTCATTTCCCCCAAGGACAGCCGGTCGTATCTCACCAGACATTTTGAGGCTGGAATCCAAGGATCCCTCCAGCTCCTACACCGAATTGCTACTGGTCAGCATTCGTTTTAA